The genomic stretch TATGATCTTTAGTTTTTATTTTAGAATCTACAATTAAATCATTAGAAATACCTAAACTAAAAGCAGCTATAACACCAGTTCCTGTAATACCCGTAGCTTTAATATCATTAGTAGATTTTAACGATATTTTTCCATTAGAAGGATCAATAACATCACCATCACTAGTCAAAAGATCATTGTCTAAAATAATACTTTTCCAATTATAATCAATATCTTCTAAATCACAGATAGCCCCTGGAGATGCAAGTCGACCTTTATTTATCATCTGTCCCTCGATAGCAGGTCCTGCAGCAGCAGAACAAGCAAAAACTTCACCATCAATCACCAAAGCTATTTCAGCATTAGTCCCAAAATCAGAAACTAAATAAATTCCTTCTTTATCTAAAACTTCTGTTTTAAAAAGCATTGCAAGAGCATCAGCGCCAATTTCATGCCTTATGGCTGGAGGTATGAAGATAGATGCAGTATCAGATATAATTAACCCAATTTCCTTTGGAGAAGTTATAGTAGAATTTCTTGAAGGAATTTTAACATCTAATCTTTCAAGGGCATTTTCCCCCCAATAAGCCAAATCCCTAATTTCAATATTATTAAATAAAGAAAGTTGTATTGGATTACCACAAACAGCTACTCTTTCAATATTCTGAGTATCAATATTTAAACCAGCTATTACCTTATTTATAGCTTCAATAAGAAGATTATGAGCAGTTTCTATTCCTACCTTTAAAGCAAAATGAAGGTGATCAACAACATTAGCACCAGGTAAAGGATGCCTAAGAGTGATTGCAGTGGAAATTACTTTTAAAGAGCCTATATCTAATGTTTGGGCCCTAATACCACTTGTACCAATGTCTATAGCAATAGCATATCTATCATTCATTTTAAATCACTTGTCCTACTTCAAAACCAAGCTTAGAAAAATAGCTAGGTAGATTTATAAAAAATTAAAAGTCAAATTTAGTAGTTAAATTAATATTTAAAGCACTAGCTAAAGTAATATTTAAATTAATAGCTAAAATACTAATTAAATTAATAATTAAATTAATAGTTAAATTAAAATTTAAATTAAAATTTAAATTAATTTATAACTTAATAACTAATTCAATAGTTAGATCAGTGACTAATTAATAGTTAATTTAACAGCTAAAATAATAACTAAAATAATAACTAAAAGATTTTAATAATTAAAAAATTTAAAAATAATAGTAGTACTCTATTTAAGAGTACTCAGGAACAAATTCATCAACAATATCCACATATTCTTTTCTAAGATCTTTCCAATCTTTTTTATCCTTTAAAATAGCATCAGCCAATTTAGGAGTGTGATATGCTTCAACACCATAAACACTCATAGGGAAAGACTCGACAAAATCTTTTCTAACTGCTCCACCACCACATCCAATAGCTGGAACTTCTAAACCAGCTTTTTGAAGAGCTTCAACAACTTTAGGAAATGCTGTCATAGTAGTAGTCATAAGAGCAGTTCCAGTAATGAAAATTGGATTATACTCTTTTACAGCCTCTACAATATCAGCTGCAGGAACATCTCTACCCAAATCAATAGCTTCATAGCCTCCAGCTCTTAAAAACATCAATATGAGATTTTTACCAATATCATGAGGATCTCCTTCAGCTACAAAAGAAACGACAGTAGCTTTAGTTTCACTTTTATGTCCTAAAACAGCCTCACATTCTTTTACACTTTCCATCATTGCATCACCAGCTAGCATAAGATCTGGCAAGAAATAAATTCCTTTAGTATAAAGAACACTAACAGCATCCATACCTTTCATCAATCCCTCATTAATAATATCAATAGGAGATACTCCTTCATCCAATGATTTTTTAACAATATTAATTGCATCATCCCTATTTTCATGAAGAATAGTTAAAGCAATTGATTTGAAAGGTTCATCATTTGGAAGAATATCTACAACATCCTCATCTTCTTCAGGTTTTATTGCAGGTCCTTCTAACTCCACATTGTATCTTAGAAAAACATTCCTTTGATTAATTCTATTTTCTAAATCTTCATAACTCATATTATAACCTCCTTAGCTCCATTATAACTCATAATTTTTAGGATCAAAATCAGCTATTTTCCTTGAATACCTTCTAATACAATCTTTGATAAATTTATCTGACTCAGTAGGTAATTTTTCAAGTGTTTTAAGAGCACTATCTAAAGAATCTCTTTCAAATCTAGTTAAATACATTTTCTTAGCATCAACTGCTTCATTGATAATTGCACCAGCTTCAAGAGCAGCAGCCCTAGCTCTAAGATAAGGATCATCCCCATATTCCACTATAGCTTGACCAATACGATAAGCATTATCATAAGCAAGAACTAATGCCTGAGGATCCCTATATTTATCTGTAAGAGTATAAAGATCTCTTAAAATTTTTCCATTATCAGTTTCAATAGCAGTATTCATTAATGCCGCTTCATAACCTGTTGCTTGTAACCAAACTTCAGGAGTTGTACCACCCATTTCTTCCCTATGATAAACTGATTCATTACTCCATACATCAGTAACAGCAGCCATTAAATTACCCATTAAATCAGAATGAGCACAGACTGCATTTTTACCTTCAGCAGAAATTGGAACACCAGTAATAGCTTTAACAATAGGATTTTCATAACCACAATCTTTCAATGGACCCATTGCCCCACATTCAACAGCTACTAAACTTCTTGCAGCCCCCATAGCTCTTGCAAGAGCTGCTAGTGTATGAGAACAATCTTTATCTAACAATCCTCCTGCAAGAAACATTGCAGTATTAGCTTGAGAACAATCTGTATCTCCACCAGGAATACAATCATATTTTTTACATATTAGAACAATTTTATTCCACATATATTCCATGTCCATACTACCAAGAACACCAATTCCAAATAGAATAGCCTTAGGATCACCTCTTGCAATACCATAATCAGATACTGATTTACCACCAGTTGTTTCTATAGAAACAATTGAAGCACCATTAGAAGCACAAGCTTCAATAGATTCAATAACCTTATTAAAAAGGTCAGAATCCCAAAAACCAGAATCTTTCTCTTCATCCCTAATATCTGCAGGTGTTGCTCTTAATGCTGTCTTAATACCATATTCATCATAGTATTTTTCAAGCATTTCTATTTGAACTTTTGTACACTCGGCAGTCCAATCAGGATTATTAGTTTGCTGAGATATGTGTTCTTGTTCTAAAATAAATGCAGGTAAACCAATATTAACTGCTCTTTCAGAAGCACTATGAGCAATATTCCTAGATTCAGAAACCATTTTTTCTTTAGATTCTTCAGTACCCTCACCAGGAGCCACATTTATCTCAGGAATGACATATCCATCACCTATTTCCATATTTTCTCGAATTTTTACTGGAAATTTCGCATGACCAAACAACATTTCATCAGGATCTTTATATTCCATCTGAGTAAATCTTTTCATATAAATTCCTCCTAATCTTATGAACAAATAATTATATATTTGTCTTTACTATTATTTAAAATTTGATTTTTATGTATATTAGGATTTAGATTATATTAAACATACAATATAGCTTAAATCATAATTCAAAAAATAAAAAAAATAAAAAACAAGAAAATATGAAACAATTAAAAATCAAAAAAGAAATGAAAAAATTAAAATAAAAGAATAAAAATTAAAAAAATGAAAAGATTAAAAGAAATCTAAAGATATATCATTATTATCTGTTTTACAAGTATCTTTAGCTTTTTCTATTTTAAAGTTTTTTAAATTGTTTTTTTCAAAATTTAAGACTAAACCATCAAATGCAGCTAAAGTTTGAATGCCAGTTTCGCTTGTTAAAAATTCAGCTTCTTTTTCAGGGTTTTCATTTAACATTTTAAAACCAAAATGAGTCATTATAGCTAATTTTGGATTAACCTCATTTATTAAATCTTTAAAATTTCTTGTACACATATGTCCTTTAATAGATTGATTACCTGGTCTGATAACACTAGCTATTAAAATATCTGCATCTTTATGATATTTATGAAGTTTTTCAAAATATTTAGTATCTGATGTATAAGATATATTGAAGTCCTCTGACTTAATCTGAAATCCAATACATGTTGGATCTCCATGAATCGTTTTAGTTCCTTTTACCTTTAAATTCCAAAAGTTTTTCGATTTATTAGGACTCAAAACTAATTTTTCTGACTTTCCAGTGTGATAATTAGATATTGAAGGACCCCATTGTTTATATCCTTCAAAAACACTACGACTTCCCATTATAATTCCCTTTTTTTTGGTCATACCCCTAGTCATTGCTTCAATAAGGACTTCAGCATCAGTATAATGGTCGGTGTGTGCATGTGATATAAAAATTCCATCTAAAGTAGCTGGGGATAGTCCAAATTGGAATGACCTAACTAATGCTCCAGGACCAGGATCAACATGAATATTTTTACCATTAATATTATCGATTCTGAAACCTCCAGTCATTCTTTTCTGAGTAATAGTTGCAAAACGACCTCCACCAGTTCCTAAAAATGTTATTTTCATATTTCACCTAATATTTATATTAAAGAATTTTTCTTATATACTTAAGTACATAAACCAAATCCATGAAAAATTATTCTATTAAATTATATTCGTATTTTAGATTTATACTCGTATTTTAGATTATATCTTTATTAAATTATATCTCTATTTTATTATAAGTTAAATCTCTATTTTATGTAAATTATATCTCTATTAATTATAATTTCTATTAACTTATATCTATTAGATATATAACTATAGATTATATCCTTATTAGATTATACCACTATAGATTATATCTTATTAATTGAATAGATTATAGTTAATTAAAAATAAAAACATAATCCATTATAATATTTATCTTTCATAAGTATAAATATTACTATAATTATTTTAGATTAATAACAATATCATGATAATTATAATAATGATAATAATAAAAATAATAAAAATAAATAAATAGCAAACAAAGAATAAAAATTATATAATAAAAAAATAATTAGTCAGAAAATGTTAAAATTTAATCAAGAATTATTAAATCAATTAAAAATAAAAATAAAAAAAGAATATGAAAAAGTATAAAAGAATAAAAAGCTAAAATACAAAAAAATGAAAAATGAAAGAATACAATATGGAAAAATATAAAATAATATCAAGTGTCACAGAGAATTATATCACATTTTAGATGAGATTTATTCCTTTTAATACAAAGAATTTCATTCTCAATAACGACTTCATCACCTATTTCAACATCTCCTGGATTAGAAATCATTACAACAATTTCACCAGGTTTTGCAAGCTGTTTCCAATTAGTGTCATAAGCTTGAACATCTTTATTTAAAGTTACTTGTAAAATAGGGCCATCAGTAGTTGAAACAACCCCAATATCCCCTTCATTTATAATCTTAGTGGCTAATTGAATTGTTTCATTTTGTTCAAGAAGATCACTTTTTAATTTTTCTCTCCATTTACCTAATAATTGAACATCTCTTCTAATTGTTTCATCTAGATATTCTTGAGAACTTTTTTTATCAAGTTCAGGATGAACAATCATAACATCACATTTTTTACCTAAAGAAGGAGTTTTAGAAGCTACTTCCTCTAAAACACTCTCAAAAATTTCACCCATATACTTCAGACTAAAACTCGATTTCCACTTTTTACTGATTAGGTCATTAGCCATAGCCTTAGATATTTTATTTCCAAACAATATTATTGCATTTTCCCCTTTTTCAGAGTGAGTTATATCTGAACCTAACATTTCAATGATTTGATATCCATAAGTAGTTCCATAAATACGTTTACGTCTAGTTTCAAAAGTTGTTCTAGAGCTTACCTCACCTACAATAACATTTTCTATATAACGGATCTTATTTGCATCATCAGAAATTTTTAAAGTAATATTTAATTCATCAGATCTTTTTTTTAAATCTTCATCGTTTTTAATAGATCCAGAATAAATTTCTTCCTCTAATTTTTCACGATTTTCCTTATCTCCAAAATATGCAATTCTTCTTTTATCACTCGCCATTACACATCCTTTTTTCCCAACATAAGCAATAATTAGACTCATTAAATACACCTTTAAACATTAATATCTTTAAACATTGACATCTTTAAATATTGACATCTTTAAATATTGATA from Methanobrevibacter arboriphilus JCM 13429 = DSM 1125 encodes the following:
- a CDS encoding MBL fold metallo-hydrolase — its product is MKITFLGTGGGRFATITQKRMTGGFRIDNINGKNIHVDPGPGALVRSFQFGLSPATLDGIFISHAHTDHYTDAEVLIEAMTRGMTKKKGIIMGSRSVFEGYKQWGPSISNYHTGKSEKLVLSPNKSKNFWNLKVKGTKTIHGDPTCIGFQIKSEDFNISYTSDTKYFEKLHKYHKDADILIASVIRPGNQSIKGHMCTRNFKDLINEVNPKLAIMTHFGFKMLNENPEKEAEFLTSETGIQTLAAFDGLVLNFEKNNLKNFKIEKAKDTCKTDNNDISLDFF
- the mtaC gene encoding methanol--corrinoid protein MtaC, whose translation is MSYEDLENRINQRNVFLRYNVELEGPAIKPEEDEDVVDILPNDEPFKSIALTILHENRDDAINIVKKSLDEGVSPIDIINEGLMKGMDAVSVLYTKGIYFLPDLMLAGDAMMESVKECEAVLGHKSETKATVVSFVAEGDPHDIGKNLILMFLRAGGYEAIDLGRDVPAADIVEAVKEYNPIFITGTALMTTTMTAFPKVVEALQKAGLEVPAIGCGGGAVRKDFVESFPMSVYGVEAYHTPKLADAILKDKKDWKDLRKEYVDIVDEFVPEYS
- the mtaB gene encoding methanol--corrinoid protein co-methyltransferase MtaB, producing MKRFTQMEYKDPDEMLFGHAKFPVKIRENMEIGDGYVIPEINVAPGEGTEESKEKMVSESRNIAHSASERAVNIGLPAFILEQEHISQQTNNPDWTAECTKVQIEMLEKYYDEYGIKTALRATPADIRDEEKDSGFWDSDLFNKVIESIEACASNGASIVSIETTGGKSVSDYGIARGDPKAILFGIGVLGSMDMEYMWNKIVLICKKYDCIPGGDTDCSQANTAMFLAGGLLDKDCSHTLAALARAMGAARSLVAVECGAMGPLKDCGYENPIVKAITGVPISAEGKNAVCAHSDLMGNLMAAVTDVWSNESVYHREEMGGTTPEVWLQATGYEAALMNTAIETDNGKILRDLYTLTDKYRDPQALVLAYDNAYRIGQAIVEYGDDPYLRARAAALEAGAIINEAVDAKKMYLTRFERDSLDSALKTLEKLPTESDKFIKDCIRRYSRKIADFDPKNYEL
- a CDS encoding methylamine methyltransferase corrinoid protein reductive activase; its protein translation is MNDRYAIAIDIGTSGIRAQTLDIGSLKVISTAITLRHPLPGANVVDHLHFALKVGIETAHNLLIEAINKVIAGLNIDTQNIERVAVCGNPIQLSLFNNIEIRDLAYWGENALERLDVKIPSRNSTITSPKEIGLIISDTASIFIPPAIRHEIGADALAMLFKTEVLDKEGIYLVSDFGTNAEIALVIDGEVFACSAAAGPAIEGQMINKGRLASPGAICDLEDIDYNWKSIILDNDLLTSDGDVIDPSNGKISLKSTNDIKATGITGTGVIAAFSLGISNDLIVDSKIKTKDHKIHLQDDIYLNEDDIINIGKALGAFRAAHLTLAEKADILLEDIDAVYMAGASGFYVDPLKSLNIGQIPPSSREIFQVGNTSLDLAKDIALNPSLLDDLQEIADKMRSNHIMLATSKTFEKIYSLELSFYEEGMPFWMYNQWLEKYGFQSIPSKEPNPIVHKIFERDIPELGVNGLNVIKIGLTLEAQFDGCTSCLTCIKNCPEDAISLTGDGKILLRTDKCAGLGCQKCVLGCPEKVFDYGKFLNIS
- a CDS encoding DUF2121 family protein, whose protein sequence is MSLIIAYVGKKGCVMASDKRRIAYFGDKENREKLEEEIYSGSIKNDEDLKKRSDELNITLKISDDANKIRYIENVIVGEVSSRTTFETRRKRIYGTTYGYQIIEMLGSDITHSEKGENAIILFGNKISKAMANDLISKKWKSSFSLKYMGEIFESVLEEVASKTPSLGKKCDVMIVHPELDKKSSQEYLDETIRRDVQLLGKWREKLKSDLLEQNETIQLATKIINEGDIGVVSTTDGPILQVTLNKDVQAYDTNWKQLAKPGEIVVMISNPGDVEIGDEVVIENEILCIKRNKSHLKCDIILCDT